From a single Rhizobium lusitanum genomic region:
- a CDS encoding GNAT family N-acetyltransferase, giving the protein MLEELKVLPLTSDRWSDFETLFGPSGACYGCWCTHFRIPTSDRKTMDAGAKKAFMQARVAAGSPPGILGYIDERPIAWAQVGPRSELPQWNSPKTVSRPLDPADADDGSVWAVSCFFMNSRDRGKGYSHRMLSEAVNFAKASGARILEGCPIERTKQSKSVGLYVGSLRIFEAAGFSEVAKRKDGRPLMRLVL; this is encoded by the coding sequence ATGTTGGAGGAATTGAAAGTGCTGCCCCTGACGTCGGATCGATGGAGCGATTTCGAAACGCTCTTCGGCCCGAGCGGCGCTTGCTATGGTTGCTGGTGCACCCATTTCCGTATTCCGACATCTGATCGCAAGACGATGGATGCCGGTGCCAAGAAGGCGTTCATGCAGGCACGAGTCGCCGCAGGTTCTCCGCCCGGCATTCTTGGTTATATCGACGAACGGCCAATCGCTTGGGCGCAGGTTGGCCCGCGCTCCGAGCTGCCGCAGTGGAATTCCCCGAAAACCGTGTCACGGCCGCTCGATCCGGCCGATGCCGACGATGGTTCCGTTTGGGCTGTCAGCTGCTTCTTCATGAACTCACGCGATCGCGGCAAGGGATATAGCCACCGCATGCTGTCAGAGGCGGTAAATTTCGCCAAGGCCTCCGGCGCCCGCATCCTTGAAGGCTGTCCGATCGAACGGACGAAACAATCGAAATCCGTTGGCCTCTATGTCGGCTCGCTGCGCATATTCGAGGCGGCCGGATTTTCCGAAGTGGCGAAACGAAAGGATGGGCGACCCTTGATGCGCTTGGTTCTATGA
- a CDS encoding DUF3572 domain-containing protein, whose translation MQSNFKNSKTVTADPQETAIAVLGWLANEPDMFGRFLALTGVEPAQVRNAINEPAFLAGMLDFLMNHEPTLLAFCEASGMAPETVMAAAAHFSPPGLSSGEY comes from the coding sequence ATGCAAAGTAACTTCAAGAACTCGAAGACGGTCACCGCCGACCCGCAAGAGACGGCAATCGCGGTACTTGGCTGGCTCGCCAACGAGCCGGATATGTTCGGCCGTTTCCTGGCCTTGACCGGCGTCGAGCCGGCGCAGGTGCGCAACGCCATCAACGAACCGGCCTTTCTTGCGGGCATGCTGGATTTCCTGATGAACCACGAGCCGACCTTGCTTGCCTTCTGTGAGGCAAGCGGGATGGCGCCGGAAACCGTTATGGCTGCTGCAGCGCATTTCTCGCCGCCTGGCCTCTCCTCGGGGGAGTATTGA
- a CDS encoding response regulator has protein sequence MPKQVMIVEDNELNMKLFRDLIEASGYTTIQTRNGMEALDLARKHRPDLILMDIQLPEVSGLEVTKWLKEDDDLHVIPVIAVTAFAMKGDEERIRQGGCEAYVSKPISVPKFIETIKTYLGDA, from the coding sequence ATGCCTAAGCAAGTGATGATTGTAGAAGACAACGAGCTGAATATGAAGCTCTTTCGAGATCTGATCGAGGCGTCGGGCTACACGACGATCCAGACACGGAACGGCATGGAAGCACTTGACCTTGCTCGGAAACACCGCCCGGACCTGATCCTCATGGATATCCAGCTTCCCGAGGTTTCGGGACTGGAAGTGACGAAATGGCTGAAGGAGGATGACGACTTGCACGTCATCCCGGTGATCGCGGTTACCGCCTTTGCGATGAAGGGTGACGAGGAGCGCATTCGCCAGGGCGGCTGCGAAGCCTATGTCTCGAAGCCGATCTCCGTCCCGAAATTCATCGAGACCATCAAGACTTACCTGGGCGACGCCTGA
- the dprA gene encoding DNA-processing protein DprA has translation MVAGSAGRTGIALTEKQRIAWLRLIRSDNVGPSTFRDLIQHYGSAEAALAALPDLSQRGGSTRVIRIASEQDALRELEAVHRFGARFVGIGEPGYPQALKEIDGAPPLLTVKGDLSAAVRPAIGIVGSRNASISGAKFAAMIARTCGQAGYAVVSGLARGIDTAAHRASLETGTIAAMAGGLDQPYPPENVGLLNEIWNGKGLAVSEMPFGWEPRARDFPRRNRLIAGISLGLVVVEAATRSGSLITARLAGEFGRLVFAVPGSPLDPRCEGTNGLLKDGAMIVTRPEDIVEALRPLAEPDLFRSQLAETPVEKNDKPLSPPPDDTDRDQIVDALGPTPVEIDDIIRHTGLSVSSVHSVLLELDMAGRLHRHPGGLVSISMLD, from the coding sequence ATGGTCGCAGGCAGCGCAGGACGAACCGGAATTGCGCTGACGGAAAAACAAAGGATCGCCTGGCTCAGGCTCATCCGCTCCGACAATGTCGGCCCCTCGACCTTTCGCGATCTCATCCAGCATTATGGCTCCGCTGAAGCCGCGCTCGCCGCATTGCCGGACCTGTCGCAACGCGGCGGCTCGACGCGGGTGATCCGCATCGCCAGCGAGCAGGATGCGCTGCGTGAACTGGAGGCGGTGCACCGCTTCGGCGCCCGCTTTGTCGGCATCGGCGAACCGGGCTATCCGCAGGCACTGAAAGAGATCGACGGCGCGCCGCCGCTTCTGACGGTCAAAGGCGACCTGTCGGCGGCGGTTCGTCCGGCCATCGGCATCGTCGGCTCGCGCAACGCCTCGATCAGCGGCGCGAAATTCGCGGCAATGATTGCCCGCACCTGTGGCCAGGCCGGCTACGCCGTCGTCTCGGGTCTTGCCCGCGGCATCGATACGGCAGCGCACCGCGCCAGCCTTGAGACAGGCACGATCGCCGCCATGGCTGGCGGGCTTGACCAACCCTACCCGCCGGAAAATGTCGGCCTGCTGAATGAGATATGGAACGGCAAAGGCCTTGCCGTCAGCGAGATGCCGTTCGGCTGGGAGCCCCGCGCACGCGACTTCCCGCGCCGCAATCGCCTGATCGCTGGCATTTCTCTCGGCCTCGTCGTGGTCGAGGCTGCGACGCGCTCCGGCTCACTGATCACCGCACGCCTTGCCGGCGAATTCGGCCGGCTGGTCTTTGCTGTCCCCGGCTCGCCGCTCGATCCGCGTTGCGAGGGTACCAACGGCTTGCTGAAGGACGGCGCGATGATCGTCACCCGTCCGGAGGATATCGTCGAAGCGCTGCGGCCATTGGCCGAACCCGACCTGTTTCGCTCGCAACTTGCGGAAACGCCGGTCGAAAAGAACGACAAGCCGTTGTCGCCACCGCCGGACGATACCGACCGCGATCAGATCGTCGACGCGCTCGGACCGACGCCGGTGGAGATCGACGACATCATCCGGCACACCGGCCTGTCAGTATCCTCGGTCCATTCCGTGCTTCTCGAACTGGACATGGCCGGCCGGCTGCACCGGCATCCCGGCGGACTGGTGTCGATCTCAATGCTGGATTGA
- a CDS encoding DUF983 domain-containing protein has translation MTSSPSDSTIRYGGPDEAERPLGRSIVRGLLNRCPNCGAGKLFRAFLKPVDHCAACGEEIFHQRADDLPPYLVILVLGHVVVGGFMMTDMAFHLPVWVHLAIWAPITVITALAIIQPIKGGVIGLQWALRMHGFGGHDDGPAEWDQGNGRS, from the coding sequence ATGACGAGCAGCCCGTCCGATTCCACGATCCGCTATGGCGGCCCCGACGAGGCTGAGCGTCCGCTGGGACGCTCCATTGTTCGCGGTCTGCTGAACCGCTGTCCAAACTGCGGCGCAGGCAAGCTCTTCCGTGCCTTCCTGAAACCAGTCGACCACTGTGCCGCCTGCGGCGAGGAGATATTCCACCAGCGCGCCGACGACTTGCCGCCCTATCTGGTGATCCTGGTGCTCGGCCATGTCGTGGTCGGCGGCTTTATGATGACGGACATGGCTTTTCATCTGCCCGTATGGGTCCATCTCGCCATCTGGGCGCCGATTACGGTGATCACCGCGCTGGCCATAATCCAGCCGATCAAGGGTGGCGTCATCGGTCTGCAATGGGCACTCAGGATGCATGGCTTCGGCGGCCATGACGACGGCCCAGCCGAGTGGGATCAGGGGAACGGCCGCTCTTGA
- the rnr gene encoding ribonuclease R, which produces MSREPRGRNSSPEHRSGKVGRVTKNSGDAEPMVAIIHGVLPPREVLLRFIADHPQQASKRELAKAFGLKGEARIELKSLLRELEQDGMVQKSRKSLIRPGALPPIAVLDITTRDKDGSLIGRPTEWPEENGVAPAVMIKQSSSPAGRNGKGKAPVAGMGDRILAKIFSAVDRGGPAYTARIIKVIDKRQGASMGVFRETPGGGGRLMPIQRRGEEMVIDPEYTGDAKDGDLVEVEVARLGRFGLPRAKVLSIVGSVASEKAISMIAIYAHGIPHIFPPAVIAEADAAKPATMSHREDWRSLPLITIDPADAKDHDDAVYAEMDPSPDNPDGVIVTVAIADVSWYVRPNSPLDREALKRGNSVYFPDRVVPMLPERISNDLCSLKEGVDRPALAVRMIFSKEGRKAGHTFHRIMMKSAAKLSYQQAQAAIDGQPDDKTGPMLEPILKPLWHAYKIMKLGRERRQPLELDMPERKIQLKPDGTVDRVIVPPRLDAHKLIEEMMIQANVAAAETLEKKKQALIYRIHDGPSLAKQEVLREFLATLDITLAKGGNVRANSFNGILAKAEGTAHQTMVNEMVLRSQSQAIYSPDNIGHFGLNLMKYAHFTSPIRRYADLIVHRALVGSLGFGEGGITPDEEAALDDIAAEISTFERRAMAAERETVDRLIAHHLAGRVGEEFEARVGGVTKSGLFVTLPDYGADGFIPISTLGSDYFIYDEAHQALTGEKTGLGFRLGDSVTVRLVEAIPLAGALRFEMLSDGRAMPTAVRSFHKATRRNKSPARKAPGTRPPRGRR; this is translated from the coding sequence GTGAGCAGAGAACCACGCGGCAGGAATTCATCGCCGGAGCACCGCTCCGGCAAGGTTGGCCGCGTGACGAAAAACAGCGGCGATGCGGAGCCGATGGTGGCGATCATCCATGGTGTCCTGCCGCCGCGCGAAGTTCTCCTGCGCTTCATCGCCGATCATCCGCAGCAGGCGTCCAAGCGGGAACTCGCCAAAGCTTTCGGGCTGAAGGGCGAGGCCCGCATCGAACTCAAGAGCCTCCTGCGCGAGCTTGAACAGGACGGCATGGTGCAGAAGAGCCGCAAGTCGCTCATCCGCCCCGGCGCATTGCCGCCGATCGCCGTTCTCGACATCACCACGCGCGACAAGGATGGCAGCCTGATCGGCCGACCGACCGAATGGCCGGAAGAGAATGGCGTGGCCCCGGCCGTGATGATCAAGCAGTCCTCTTCGCCAGCTGGCCGCAATGGCAAGGGCAAGGCGCCCGTCGCCGGCATGGGCGACCGCATCCTCGCCAAGATCTTTTCGGCCGTCGACCGCGGCGGCCCTGCCTATACCGCACGTATCATCAAGGTCATCGATAAGCGCCAGGGCGCGTCTATGGGCGTCTTCCGCGAGACGCCGGGCGGCGGCGGGCGGTTGATGCCGATCCAGCGGCGCGGCGAGGAAATGGTGATCGATCCGGAATATACCGGCGACGCCAAGGATGGCGATCTGGTCGAAGTCGAAGTGGCGCGCCTCGGCCGTTTCGGCCTGCCCCGCGCCAAGGTTCTGTCGATCGTCGGCTCCGTCGCCTCGGAAAAGGCGATCTCGATGATCGCCATCTATGCGCACGGCATTCCGCACATCTTCCCGCCGGCAGTCATCGCCGAGGCGGACGCAGCCAAGCCCGCGACGATGTCGCATCGCGAGGACTGGCGCAGCCTGCCGCTGATCACCATCGATCCGGCCGACGCCAAGGACCATGACGACGCCGTCTACGCCGAAATGGATCCCTCGCCCGACAATCCCGACGGTGTGATCGTCACCGTCGCCATCGCCGACGTCTCCTGGTATGTGCGCCCCAATTCTCCGCTCGACCGTGAGGCCCTGAAGCGCGGCAATTCGGTCTATTTCCCGGACCGCGTCGTGCCGATGCTGCCCGAGCGCATCTCCAACGATCTCTGCTCCCTCAAGGAAGGCGTCGACCGTCCCGCCCTTGCCGTGCGGATGATCTTTTCCAAGGAAGGCCGCAAGGCCGGCCACACCTTCCATCGCATCATGATGAAGAGTGCCGCCAAGCTGTCCTATCAGCAGGCGCAGGCGGCGATCGACGGTCAGCCGGACGACAAGACCGGACCGATGCTGGAGCCCATCCTGAAGCCGCTCTGGCACGCCTACAAGATCATGAAGCTCGGCCGTGAACGGCGCCAGCCGCTCGAACTCGACATGCCCGAACGCAAGATCCAGCTGAAGCCGGACGGCACGGTCGATCGCGTCATCGTGCCGCCGCGCCTCGACGCCCATAAGCTCATCGAAGAAATGATGATCCAGGCGAACGTGGCCGCCGCCGAGACACTGGAGAAGAAGAAGCAGGCGCTGATTTACCGCATCCATGACGGCCCGTCGCTTGCCAAGCAGGAAGTGCTGCGCGAATTCCTCGCGACGCTCGATATCACGCTTGCCAAGGGCGGCAATGTACGCGCCAACAGCTTCAACGGCATCCTGGCGAAGGCCGAGGGCACGGCCCACCAGACCATGGTCAACGAGATGGTGCTGCGTTCGCAGAGCCAGGCGATTTACAGCCCCGACAATATCGGGCATTTTGGCCTGAACCTGATGAAATACGCGCATTTCACCTCGCCGATCCGCCGTTATGCAGACTTGATCGTGCATCGCGCGCTCGTCGGCTCGCTGGGCTTTGGCGAAGGCGGCATCACGCCGGACGAAGAGGCAGCGCTCGACGATATCGCCGCCGAAATTTCCACTTTCGAACGCCGTGCCATGGCGGCCGAGCGCGAGACGGTCGACCGGCTGATCGCCCATCATCTTGCCGGGCGCGTCGGCGAGGAATTCGAGGCGCGCGTCGGTGGCGTCACCAAGTCGGGACTTTTTGTCACCCTGCCCGACTATGGCGCCGACGGTTTCATCCCTATATCCACGCTTGGCTCCGACTATTTCATCTATGACGAGGCGCATCAGGCGCTGACCGGTGAAAAGACGGGGCTCGGCTTTCGCCTCGGCGACAGCGTGACGGTGCGGCTCGTGGAAGCAATCCCGCTTGCGGGCGCCCTGCGCTTCGAAATGCTGAGCGACGGCCGCGCCATGCCAACAGCGGTGCGCTCCTTCCACAAGGCGACCCGCCGCAACAAGAGCCCGGCGCGCAAGGCACCGGGAACGAGACCACCGCGCGGCCGCCGATAG
- the rpmG gene encoding 50S ribosomal protein L33, with the protein MAKATTIKIKLLSTADTGFFYVTTKNSRTMTDKMTKTKYDPVARKHVEFKETKIK; encoded by the coding sequence ATGGCCAAGGCTACCACCATCAAGATCAAGCTGCTGTCGACGGCCGACACCGGTTTCTTCTACGTTACGACGAAGAACAGCCGCACAATGACGGACAAGATGACGAAGACGAAGTACGATCCGGTTGCTCGGAAGCACGTCGAATTCAAGGAAACGAAGATCAAGTAA
- a CDS encoding PleD family two-component system response regulator, which translates to MTARILVVDDIPANVKLLEARLLAEYFEVLTAEDGLKALAICDSTQVDLVLLDIMMPGMDGFDVCERLKSDPRTSHIPVVMVTALDQPADRVRGLKAGADDFLTKPVNDLQLISRVKSLLRLKTLSDELRMRNETARNLGIEDLLRLGDGRIDETGHVLLVDGRANSQERIIRALKPIAQVTATSDPQAALFEAAEKPFELVIVNSNFDDYDPLRLCSQLRSLERTRFLPVLLVTEQGADEMIVRALDLGVNDYIVRPLDPNELVARSLTQIRRKRYNDRLRASMQHTIELAVTDALTGLNNRRYLDNHLKILFNRSLARGRPLSILITDIDRFKLVNDTYGHDAGDEVLKEFAARIRSTVRGADLACRYGGEEFVVVMPDTPPEVAAAVAERLRAAVETVPVTLREAGAALNITASFGISSRLESIETPEQLMKQADLALYEAKKAGRNRVVAAAA; encoded by the coding sequence ATGACCGCGCGCATTCTGGTAGTCGACGATATCCCCGCCAATGTGAAGCTCCTTGAAGCGCGGCTGCTGGCCGAGTATTTCGAGGTGCTGACCGCCGAGGATGGCTTGAAGGCGCTCGCCATTTGCGACAGCACGCAGGTCGATCTCGTCCTGCTCGACATCATGATGCCCGGCATGGACGGTTTCGACGTCTGCGAGCGACTGAAGTCCGACCCACGCACCTCGCATATCCCCGTCGTCATGGTCACAGCGCTGGATCAGCCGGCTGATCGCGTACGCGGGTTGAAGGCCGGCGCCGACGATTTCCTGACCAAGCCGGTGAACGACCTGCAGCTCATCTCACGCGTCAAGAGCCTTTTGCGCTTGAAGACGCTGAGCGACGAACTGCGCATGCGCAACGAGACGGCTCGCAATCTCGGCATCGAGGATTTGCTGCGCCTGGGGGATGGCCGCATTGACGAGACTGGCCATGTCCTCCTGGTCGACGGCCGCGCCAATTCTCAGGAGCGCATCATCCGTGCCCTGAAGCCGATTGCCCAGGTGACAGCGACCTCCGATCCGCAGGCCGCCTTGTTCGAAGCCGCGGAAAAGCCGTTCGAACTTGTCATCGTCAATTCCAATTTCGACGACTACGACCCGCTGCGGCTTTGCTCGCAGCTTCGCTCGCTGGAGCGCACGCGCTTCCTGCCGGTACTGCTGGTGACGGAGCAGGGTGCCGACGAGATGATCGTCCGGGCGCTCGATCTTGGCGTCAACGACTATATCGTCCGGCCGCTGGATCCGAACGAACTGGTTGCCCGCAGCCTGACGCAGATCCGCCGCAAGCGTTACAACGACCGTCTGCGTGCCAGCATGCAGCATACGATCGAGCTTGCCGTCACTGATGCGCTCACAGGCCTCAACAACAGACGCTATCTCGACAATCACCTGAAGATCCTCTTCAACCGCTCACTGGCGCGTGGCAGGCCGCTTTCGATCCTGATCACCGACATCGACCGCTTTAAGCTGGTGAACGACACCTATGGTCATGACGCCGGCGATGAAGTGCTGAAGGAGTTTGCCGCTCGCATCCGCTCCACCGTTCGTGGTGCCGATCTGGCCTGTCGCTATGGCGGCGAGGAATTCGTCGTGGTGATGCCGGATACGCCTCCGGAGGTTGCCGCCGCCGTTGCCGAACGTCTGCGCGCCGCGGTGGAGACCGTGCCCGTGACCCTGCGGGAAGCGGGAGCCGCACTTAATATCACCGCCTCTTTCGGCATTTCATCCCGCCTGGAGTCTATAGAGACGCCCGAGCAATTGATGAAGCAGGCCGACCTTGCACTTTACGAAGCCAAGAAGGCAGGCCGCAATCGGGTTGTTGCGGCGGCAGCCTGA
- the topA gene encoding type I DNA topoisomerase, with protein MNVVVVESPAKAKTINKYLGPGYTVLASFGHVRDLPAKDGSVLPDQDFEMLWEVDAASQKRMKDIADAVKSADGLFLATDPDREGEAISWHVLDLLNKKRVINGKPVKRVVFNAITKKAVLDAMADPRDIDVPLVDAYLARRALDYLVGFNLSPVLWRKLPGARSAGRVQSVALRLVCDRESEIERFISEEYWNLSAILKTPRGDEFEARLVSAADKRLQPRAIGNGEEAGNLKALLEGASYVVDSVEAKPVKRNPSPPFTTSTLQQAASSKLGFSASRTMQVAQKLYEGVDIGGETVGLITYMRTDGVQMAPEAIDAARVAIADQFGNRYLPEKARFYSTKAKNAQEAHEAIRPTDFDRIPDRVRKFVDADQLRLYDLIWKRAIASQMASAEIERTTVEILADKAGQKAGLRAVGSVIRFDGFIAAYTDQKEDGEQSDDADDEDGRLPEINARENLAKQKINSTQHFTEPPPRYSEASLIKKMEELGIGRPSTYAATLATLRDRDYVTIDKRRLLPQAKGRLVTAFLESFFTKYVEYDFTADLEEKLDRISAGELNWKDVLRDFWRDFFAQIEDTKELRVTNVLDALNEALAPLVFPKREDDSDPRICQVCGTGNLSLKLGKYGAFVGCSNYPECNYTRQLSSEGGTEAESSGLNEPKALGTDPVTNEELTLRSGRFGPYIQRGDGKEAKRASLPKGWKPEEIDYEKAMALISLPRDIGKHPESGKMISSGIGRYGPFLLHDGSYANLETVEDVFTVGLNRAVTVIAEKQSKGPGGGRGTPAALKDLGAHPDGGGSITVRDGKYGPYVNWGKVNATLPKGSDPQAITVEEALALIVAKAGKSGGGKPARAPAKAKTKTAAAASKTTKTTAKPKAKAASKAKTTKKSAE; from the coding sequence ATGAACGTTGTAGTGGTGGAATCGCCTGCCAAGGCCAAGACAATCAACAAATATCTGGGACCCGGATATACGGTTCTTGCCTCCTTTGGCCATGTGCGAGACCTGCCCGCCAAGGACGGATCGGTCCTGCCCGATCAGGACTTCGAGATGCTGTGGGAAGTCGACGCCGCTTCGCAAAAACGCATGAAGGATATCGCCGACGCGGTGAAATCCGCGGACGGTCTGTTTCTCGCGACCGACCCGGATCGCGAAGGCGAAGCGATTTCCTGGCATGTACTCGATCTTCTCAACAAGAAGCGCGTCATCAACGGCAAGCCCGTCAAGCGCGTCGTCTTCAACGCCATCACCAAAAAGGCCGTGCTCGATGCGATGGCCGACCCGCGCGACATCGACGTGCCGCTGGTCGATGCCTATCTCGCCCGCCGCGCCCTCGACTATCTCGTCGGCTTCAACCTGTCGCCGGTACTTTGGCGCAAGCTGCCCGGCGCCCGTTCAGCCGGCCGCGTGCAGTCGGTGGCGCTTCGCCTCGTTTGTGACCGCGAATCCGAGATCGAGCGCTTCATCTCTGAGGAATACTGGAACCTCTCGGCGATCCTGAAGACGCCGCGCGGCGACGAGTTCGAGGCCCGGCTGGTGTCCGCCGCCGACAAGCGCCTGCAGCCGCGTGCTATCGGCAATGGCGAAGAGGCCGGCAATCTGAAGGCGCTGCTGGAAGGCGCGTCTTATGTCGTCGACTCCGTTGAGGCAAAGCCGGTCAAGCGCAATCCAAGCCCGCCCTTCACCACCTCCACCCTGCAGCAGGCCGCCTCCTCCAAGCTCGGCTTCTCGGCCTCGCGCACCATGCAGGTCGCGCAGAAGCTCTATGAAGGTGTCGACATCGGCGGCGAGACCGTCGGTCTCATTACTTATATGCGTACGGATGGCGTGCAGATGGCGCCGGAAGCGATCGATGCGGCCCGTGTCGCCATCGCCGATCAGTTCGGCAACCGCTACCTGCCGGAGAAAGCACGCTTCTATTCGACCAAGGCGAAGAACGCCCAGGAAGCGCACGAAGCAATCCGCCCGACGGATTTCGATCGCATACCCGATCGCGTCCGCAAATTCGTCGATGCCGATCAGCTTAGACTCTATGACCTGATCTGGAAGCGTGCCATCGCCAGCCAGATGGCGTCCGCCGAGATCGAGCGGACCACAGTCGAAATCCTGGCCGATAAAGCCGGCCAGAAGGCCGGACTGCGCGCAGTCGGCTCCGTGATCCGCTTCGACGGCTTCATCGCCGCTTATACGGACCAGAAGGAAGACGGCGAGCAGAGCGACGATGCCGACGACGAAGATGGCCGTCTGCCCGAAATCAATGCGCGCGAAAACCTCGCCAAGCAGAAGATCAACTCGACGCAGCATTTCACCGAACCGCCACCGCGCTATTCTGAGGCGTCGCTGATCAAGAAGATGGAAGAACTCGGCATCGGCCGCCCGTCGACCTACGCGGCGACGCTGGCGACGCTGCGCGACCGCGACTATGTGACCATCGACAAGCGCAGGCTGCTGCCACAGGCCAAGGGCCGGCTGGTGACCGCCTTTCTCGAAAGCTTCTTCACCAAATACGTCGAATACGATTTCACCGCCGATCTCGAAGAGAAGCTCGATCGGATCTCGGCCGGCGAATTGAACTGGAAGGACGTGTTGCGCGATTTCTGGCGCGACTTCTTCGCCCAGATCGAGGACACCAAGGAGTTGCGCGTCACCAACGTGCTCGACGCGCTGAATGAGGCATTGGCACCGCTCGTCTTCCCCAAGCGCGAGGATGACAGCGATCCGCGCATCTGCCAGGTCTGCGGCACCGGCAACCTGTCGCTGAAGCTCGGCAAGTATGGCGCCTTCGTCGGCTGCTCCAACTATCCGGAATGCAACTATACGCGCCAGCTTTCCTCGGAAGGCGGCACGGAAGCCGAGTCCTCAGGACTGAACGAACCGAAGGCGCTCGGCACTGATCCTGTGACCAACGAGGAACTGACGCTGCGCTCCGGCCGTTTCGGACCCTATATCCAGCGCGGCGACGGCAAGGAAGCCAAGCGCGCCTCGTTGCCGAAGGGCTGGAAGCCGGAAGAAATCGACTATGAAAAGGCCATGGCGCTGATCTCGCTTCCGCGCGATATCGGCAAGCATCCCGAAAGCGGCAAGATGATCTCGTCGGGCATCGGTCGTTACGGACCGTTCCTGCTGCATGACGGCAGCTATGCCAATCTCGAGACAGTGGAAGACGTCTTCACTGTCGGCCTCAACCGCGCCGTCACCGTTATTGCTGAAAAGCAGAGCAAGGGACCAGGCGGTGGACGCGGCACGCCGGCGGCCTTGAAGGATCTCGGCGCCCATCCTGACGGCGGCGGCTCGATTACGGTTCGCGATGGCAAATACGGACCCTATGTCAACTGGGGCAAGGTCAACGCCACACTGCCAAAGGGCTCTGATCCGCAGGCGATCACGGTTGAAGAAGCGCTTGCGCTGATCGTTGCCAAGGCCGGCAAGTCCGGCGGCGGGAAGCCGGCCAGAGCGCCCGCCAAGGCTAAAACCAAGACGGCAGCGGCCGCCAGCAAGACGACGAAGACCACTGCCAAGCCGAAGGCCAAAGCAGCCTCCAAGGCGAAGACAACGAAGAAGAGTGCAGAGTGA
- a CDS encoding MFS transporter has translation MTEPTNGKAGHVEEIHWPSLVAAISSVSAVGIAIGLGLPLLSIILEKRGISSSLIGLNTAMMGVAAMIAALITTKLAHRFGVVQTMIWAVVLSALSSLGFYYAESLALWFPLRLIFHGSTTTLFILSEFWINAASPPSKRGFVLGIYSTVFSLGFAAGPLLFSLVGSDGLMPFAIGACIILSAAIPIFIARNESPPVDEKPELHFIRYVFLVPTATAAVFVFGAVTVGGGSLFTSYATRLGFNESQAALLLTVMGVGNFIFQIPLGLLADRLHDKRPLLSIMAAIGFVGALLLPSLAWNWVLLAVILLFWGGCVSGMYTVGLSHLGTRLTGADLVAANAAFVFCYAVGMVLGPPTVGTAMDLANPSGFAWAIAFFFGLYVLLSGIRLLFMGNRG, from the coding sequence ATGACTGAACCGACGAACGGCAAGGCCGGCCATGTCGAAGAAATTCATTGGCCTTCGCTCGTCGCCGCTATTTCGTCCGTTTCCGCTGTCGGCATCGCCATCGGCCTCGGCCTGCCGCTTCTCAGCATCATCCTGGAAAAACGCGGCATCTCGTCGAGCCTGATCGGGCTGAACACGGCGATGATGGGGGTTGCCGCGATGATAGCGGCCCTGATCACCACGAAGCTCGCCCACCGCTTCGGTGTCGTACAGACGATGATCTGGGCCGTCGTGCTCTCCGCATTGAGTTCCCTGGGCTTCTATTACGCCGAGAGCCTGGCGCTCTGGTTTCCGCTGCGCCTGATCTTCCATGGTTCGACAACGACCTTGTTCATCCTGTCGGAATTCTGGATCAACGCCGCCTCACCGCCCTCCAAGCGCGGCTTCGTGCTCGGCATCTACTCCACCGTCTTTTCGCTCGGTTTTGCCGCCGGCCCCCTGCTGTTCTCGCTGGTGGGCAGCGACGGGCTGATGCCATTTGCCATCGGCGCCTGCATCATTCTCTCCGCGGCCATACCGATCTTCATCGCCCGCAATGAGAGCCCTCCCGTCGACGAGAAGCCTGAACTGCACTTCATCCGCTATGTCTTCCTGGTGCCGACCGCCACAGCCGCTGTCTTCGTGTTCGGCGCGGTAACTGTTGGCGGCGGATCGCTTTTCACCAGCTATGCCACTCGGCTGGGCTTCAACGAATCGCAGGCAGCTTTGTTGCTGACGGTAATGGGCGTCGGCAATTTCATATTTCAGATCCCACTCGGGCTGCTTGCCGACCGATTGCACGACAAGCGGCCGCTGCTGTCGATCATGGCCGCCATCGGGTTCGTCGGCGCGCTTCTGCTGCCCTCTCTCGCCTGGAATTGGGTCCTTCTGGCGGTCATCCTGCTTTTCTGGGGCGGCTGCGTCTCCGGCATGTATACGGTAGGCCTGAGCCACCTGGGAACGCGGCTGACGGGTGCGGATCTGGTAGCAGCCAACGCCGCCTTCGTTTTCTGTTACGCGGTCGGCATGGTCCTCGGCCCGCCCACCGTCGGCACTGCCATGGATCTTGCCAACCCCAGCGGTTTTGCCTGGGCGATCGCCTTTTTCTTCGGCCTTTATGTCCTGCTTTCGGGGATACGTCTGCTCTTCATGGGCAACAGGGGTTGA